A window of Fusarium verticillioides 7600 chromosome 7, whole genome shotgun sequence genomic DNA:
GTCAAGGTGTTCTTAGCGACGGATTGGCTAATGTGAAAGCACTTGCTTTGCTGGGTGCAGTCCCAGGGTTTGGATCGTGAGTCAAGATAAACACGTATCTCGGAGCCCCTACCAGGATACTAACACAGTCGCAGAATGGGCGTGTATATGAATTGGTGGAAGATGGACCCATGGTTCACAATACGACTGATCTTCCATCTCTGGCACTCCAACTCACCTCTCTCCCACCCAAAGCTCACCCAAAGAGCCTTTTTTGGCGACAAGTTCCCTCTCTCATCCGTCATCCCGTTCCAACGTCACATGAACCGCTATGAGAGTTACTTGTGGCCTTTCAGCATGATGTACAGCTTCACGTCGCCATCAAGCATCCTGAGTCATATTCGCAATGACGGCGCCAGCGGCGAAAAGGTTCTCGTGATGGCAGGTACTCAAGATAAGCTCATGACAGGTCCCGTGACGGACAAGACAGCGAAATTTTACCGTGAGGCTGGAAATGACAAGCGAGATGGTGTAAGACTACAATTCGTTGAGGGAGCAGGGCATCATTTACAGAACGATGTTCAGTGGGAAGATGGTGCAGAGAAGTTGTTTGAGTTTTATAAAGATATCGCATGAGGGTCTTTTAGAACTGGCCGAATGTTGATCATATTCGGTCGGTCTACCGTTTGCTATCGTTACTTTAGATCGGGACCCTTCCCGTAGAGCGCTCGCAACTCCGTCATGATAATTAACTGATAGCATTCGATATTGTACGCCCCGAATCAGCGGAAACGCTTAGGTACCATATGAAAATATCGGTTCGACATAATCGGTTCAAGATCCCGAGAGATGACCGAATCATCGTCCACTCAATTCAATCCTGTCGCTCCGGTAGCGGCCTCACATAACCCGAGCTAACCTAGACACGACAGTGAGAAAGCTCCGTTTGCTGTGctgaaagaagcaaaaaacGGGGACGGAAGACAGGGGATTCCGGGGCTAGAGTCAGGACACAGCGTATTTCCCTGGGCGAAgttccctcttcctcttcccctGAGGCAATTCGTAGGACTCTgaatcaacaacctcaatcCTCTTTTTACTGCTTAAAAAACTCTTGGGTTGCGTGACGTTTATATCTCGGTGCTTCATAGACCCGAAAACCCCGGCTTCTGTGCCCCGAATCGGAAGCCTACCGACGTTCTCTATcctctcggccttcttccGTTGCAGCAGGCACATTTGCTTGCGGCACCGCAAAACGAGACCTTTAGGGCCTCAGGCAGACAACCTGGCGCCCCTTCAGCGGTTGTCGTCCGTGGCAGTGGGGGTTGGTGCAGCAGCCAGTCGTAGCCTGTTAAGATCGGCACTTGCAATGGAGGGGAGAAAGGTCCGGGTGCCCCGCGCTACGGAGCTGTCCGCCGAGAgcccctcttcttcggcggGCTTCAAGACGTATTCGGCCGCTGGAACTGCATCTGCGTCGGCCGATAGGATCTCTCTCGTCTCAGGTCActtgtcgtcttcttcttatACCGCGGCTTCTCCTGCTCAAGCCTCAGTTTCTACCCAAGCTCGTCGTCTTTCAACATCCACAGCCACCatgtcttctcaacctgAACACGCTACTCTCCTCATTCCTGGACCCATTGAGTTCGATGATGAGGTCCTCAAGTCCATGGGCCACTACAGGTACGTTcgcgtgatgtgattgataaTATCTCGCTTGCTAATACTTGTCACACAGTGAGAGCCACGTCGGCCCCGGCTTCGTCAACACCTTCGGCGAGACCCTCACCCTGACCCGCAAGCTATTCCAATCGACCGACCCCTCCGCCCAGCCCTACGTTATCTCCGGTTCCGGTACCCTGGGATGGGATATTGTTGCTGCCAACCTTGTCGAGGCCGGTGAGAACGCCCTCGTTCTCAGCACTGGATactttggtgatggcttcgCCGACTGCCTGCGCGCCTACGGTGCCAACGTCACCAAGCTCGACGGTGAAGTTGGCGGCCGACCTCAGCTCcccgagatcgagaaggctctttccgagaagaagtacaagatCCTCACAGTCACCCACGTCGACACATCGACTGGTGTCCTGAGTGAGCTTAAGAACCTTGCCGCTACTGTCCGCCGTGTCTCCCCCGAGACTCTCGTTATCGTCGATGGTGTCTGCAGTGTTGCCTGTGAGGAGATCGCTTTCGATGAGTGGGGTCTGGATGGTGTTGTTACTGCCAGCCAGAAGGCCATTGGTGTTCCCGCtggtctctccatctcattcttcagCGGCCGAGCTGTCGccgctgctcttgagaaccGCAAGACTCCCATTCCCGCTTACTTTGCCTCCCTGAAGAACTGGACACCTATCATGAAGAACtacgaggccaagaagccctCTTACTTCGCTACTCCTTCTCCCCAGCTCATCCACGCCCTCCACACTAGCCTTACTCAGATCCTTACTAAGCCCCTGTCTGAGCGATTCCAGGGCCACATCGAGGTCTccaacaaggtcaagaaggctgttACCGACCTTGGTCTGAAGGTCGTTGCTACTAAACCTGAGGACCAGGCTCACGCCATGACTGCTATTTACCTGCCTGATGGCATTGGCGCTGCTGATGTTCTGCCCAAGTTGGCCGCCAAGGGTGTTGTCTTTGCTGGTGGTATTCACAAGGCTATTGCTCCCAAGTATATCCGATTCGGCCATATGGGAGTCAGCGCTGTAAGTGTATCTGAATTTGTCTACTCGAGATAACCTGCTAACATGGTTTTGATAGCTTGACCCCAGCCGAAACCACATCGAGAAGGCTCTCAGCGCTCTTAAGGATAGCTTGTTCGAGGTTGGCTACAAGGCTTAGAAATGGAGTGAACGAATATCAACATcgcttgaagatggccaaaaGAAAGACGGCACATTGTCAGTTCTTGGCCGTCCATGCAAAAAAGTTAAATAATGAAACTATGGCTGGCCATGTATGGATATCTGGATACAAACGGAGCCAACTATAGAGGGTTGGCCAGTATTGTCTTTTGTCGATAGAGCGAGCCTTGAAAAAATATGATACTCTGATGACCGACGTGTCTAGATATGGTTCGTTGAGTTTTGTGAGCTATCAGTTTATGcctggtgatgttgtctgCTGTCATGAAGGGTGCGACAATCCCTCTCGTTTATGCAGAACATCAACGCTAGATACAGTTCATGACAGCCTAAATATTAACATGCTTCAAGAGGTAGTCCTGGATATATGTTTGGCTTGTGGTTGTTATCATACAAGGCATCTCAGATTACGATTGTGATTCTGGTAGCCGCATGCGGTAATTTCAGCTCACAGCTTTTGTACGAGATGGACAAACACGCGCCGTTGTCAAACCCAGAGCGAATCATGAGCGAATCATGAGATCGATCGATTAATTAATTATGCGCCGGGGAGGCTGGGGAGTTTCGGTAAGTTCAAGTACCACTACAAAGATCCCAGCGTCATGGGTCCGGCAATCCGTTAGCTGAGCTCCCTTTTGGTATGAGAAATGCGCAGTGACAGCATCAACCGCCGTCACGGATCAAAGTAGAGATACATTGATGTGATggtgacatgacatgacaggCAACCCTCCATCAGACCTCGCATTTTCAAGCCCCGCTGCTGACAAAACCGCCCTCAGTGTGAGACATACGGATATAGGGATCCAGTGCGTTAAGATCAAGACGGGAGAGCTCTGAGCTTGACCTCCGTGGTTGCTGGTGGTTACTGGAACTTACCTTATAGcgtaaggtaaggtagtgaCGCAGGCAGGCTGCTCGCTGCGGGGCATTTCTGTGCTCGGTACTCCACTAAAGGTACTGTATTCACAGTGCTTTTGCTCCCCTTCAACTCCACTCTCGTCCACTTCAAGCCGTCCAGACCATCTCTTCacacctcacctcacctcaccgACGTCGTCcactttgccttgccttaGTTCCATTTGCTTTTACCAAAGCCGAACTTTGCgtttctcctcttttccatTTTTCCCACGCGAACACCGACAAACATTCACATCGCCTTATCCCGTCTCCCTCTCTCTAGCCCTCTCTCTTCCATATTATAGAGAGCAAGCTGCGCCACTGCTTCTCTGATCTAGATATATCTGCCTGGGGCTGGTATTTGCTTGGATCTTCTCTCCCCCCCGCCTCGTCTCGTCCGcccaccacaaccaccacctccaaccgccaacctcttcctcctcccaccTCGTAACGATCCTCTCGTGAACCCGAAATAACCACACGAAATGGCCGCCTCCATTGAAGAGCTGGACGTCCTCGTCCGCTCCTTCTACGAGGGGCGCGGTGAGCAGGTAGGTAGTCTTCTGGGCGTCGGTTTTTACCAACCGTGGACCCCGCGCGTCGACATGAGTGAGGAGCGATAGCTAACCCGGCCTCGTTAACCGTGTAGCAAAAAGCCGCCCAAGCTGCTCTCAACCAGGTTCGTACAGATCTAGCTCTCGGCTCGTGCAGAGCTTTTTACTGACTAGAGCTTCAGTTCAAAGAAGACCCCGATGCGTGGCTCATGGTCGACAAGATCCTCTCGGATGCGCAGTACCCTCAAACCAAATGTGTGTAGCCTCGGCTTTGCGCCACTTCCTATGCTGTGCTGTATCCAAGCCAGCTCTCCTCCCTTCGATCTATGCGAATGCTTGACTTGTGAATCCACTCGACTAACAAATTTTGACAGACTTGGGTCTGCAGGTTCTGGACAAtgtgatcttgacaagatggaaGGTCCTCCCTCGGGAGCAGTGCCAAGGTCCGTCCTCACCGCGATAACAGTTAGCAACCAATTCTGACGACATGTAACTCGTAGGAATCCGAAACTTCATCGTCCAGTTCATTATCCAGTGCTCGAGCACCGAAGAGTCGCTGCGCCAGCAAAAGACcttgctcaacaagcttAACCTCGTCCTCGTTTCCGTACTCAAGCAGGAGTGGCCTCACAACTGGCCTACCTTTATCAATGAAATCATCTCGTCCTGCCACTCCAATCTATCCATCTGCGAGAACAACATGATCATCCTTCGCTTGCTCTCGGAGGAAGTTTTCGACTACTCAGCCGAGCAGATGACATCGACCAAGACACGCAACCTCAAGCAGACCATGTGCGCCGAGTTCTCGCAAATCTTCAACCTCTGCCAGGAGGTCCTCAACACGGCCACACAGCCTAGTCTGATCAAGGCGACCCTTGAGACGCTTCTGCGATTCTGCAACTGGATCCCCTTGGGATACATCTTCGAGACACCGCTTATCGAGACACTTCGAACCCGTTTCCTCTCGACCCCCGAGTTCCGCAACGTCACCATGCAGTGTCTTACTGAGATTGGTGGCCTTCAGACTGGCGGCCCCGGCCAGCCCAACTCTTACGACGAGCAGCTTGTTAAGATGTTCACAGAGACCTTGACTACCATTGCTAACATCATTCCCGTTTCtcttgatctcaagagcACATATCCAAGCAGCAACTCGAGGGATCAGGAGTTCATACAAAACCTGGCTCTCTTCCTTTGCAATTTCTTTGGGATGCACTTGAATGTACGTTTTATGCTGTGTTTGATATCCGGACGAATCTAACATAATTGCGATAGCTCATCGAGAAACTCCCCAACCGCGATTTCCTCATCCATGGTCACTACTATCTGATTAGGATATCGCAGATCGATGATCGAGAAATTTTCAAGATTACCCTTGACTATTGGCTCAAGCTTGTCCAGGAGCTTTACGAGGAGATGCAACAGCTCCCCATGACCGACCTGAACCCTCTCATGGCAGTTGGCGCAGGAATCTCTGGAAGCGGCGCCCCGAACCCTACGATGCTCAACAACTACCCTCTTCGAAAGCACAAATACAACGAGGTCCTCTCGAACCTTCGAGTCGTtatgatcgagaagatggtcCGTCCCGAGGAAGTCTTGATTGTTGAGAACGACGAGGGTGAAATTGTCCGAGAATTCGTCAAGGAGAGTGACACAGTACAACTTTACAAGACGATCCGAGAGTGCCTTGTATACCTGACACATTTGGACGTGGTCGACACAGAAAACATCATGACCGAGAAGCTCGCTCGGCAAGTCGACGGAAGCGAGTGGTCCTGGCATAACTGCAACGTTCTTTGCTGGGCCATCGGCTCGatctctttggcgatgaATGAGGAGACAGAGAAGAGGTTCCTTGTTACTGTCATTAAGGACCTCCTCGGTCTCACTGAGATGAAGCGtggcaaggacaacaaggccGTTGTCGCCAGTAACATTATGTACATTGTCGGACAGTACCCTCGCTTTCTCAAGGCTCATTGGAAGTTCCTTAAGACAGTCGTTAACAAGCTGTTCGAGTTCATGCACGAGTCACATGAGGGTATGTGAAAACCAGCTTGAGCTGACTGTTAAAATGCTGATCAACATTGGTTTAGGTGTCCAGGACATGGCTTGCGATACGTTTATTAAGATCGCCCGTCAGTGTCGACGTCACTTTGTAGCTCTGCAACCTAGCGAGCAGGAGCCGTTCATCGAGGAGATTGTTCGAAACATGGGTAAGATCACATGCGACTTGACGCCTCAACAAGTGCACACCTTCTACGAAGCCTGTGGCTATATGGTCGCCGCTCAGGGCAACAAGCATCAGCAGGAGAGACTCCTTGCCGACCTGATGGCTATTCCCAACGCAGCCTGGGACGAGATCATTAAGCAGGCAACAGTCAACCCAACTATCCTTCAGGATGCCGAGACTATCAAGGTTATTGGAAACATCATGAAGACGAATGTGTCTGCTTGCTCATCTGTGGGGTCCTATTTCTATCCCCAGATTGGCCGCATCTACCATGACATGCTTCAGATGTACAACGCCACAAGTACACTTATCTCTGAGGCTGTGGCTCGCGATGGCGAACTCGCTACTAAGATGCCCAAGGTCCGAGGTCTCCGaaccatcaagaaggagatcctcaagctcattgagGTGTACGTCGATAAGGCAGAGGATCTTCAGGCTGTCCGCGCCCAGATGGTTCCTCCTCTGCTGGAATCTGTCCTTGTCGATTACAACCGCAATGTCCCTGGCGCCCGAGATGCCGAGGTACTCAAGGCTTGCTCTACTATTATCACCAAACTTTCTGTCAGTGTTACCTTAATCATTTTTGCAGGATTTAATACTAACAAGTAACAGGCTTTGATGGAGGACCAGGTTCCTACTATCATGCAGAACGTTTTCGAGTGCACTCTGGAGATGATCAACAAGGACTTCTCCGAGTTCCCCGAGCACCGGGTCGAAttcttcaacctcctccGAGCCATCAACTTGCACTGCTTCCCTGCCCTgctcaagctcgacaacaACCAATTCAAGTTTGTTATCGACTCATGCTCATGGGCTTTCAAGCACGACAACCGAGATGTCGAGGCAGCTGGTCTTAACATGGCTCTGGAGCTGATTAACAACAttgctgagaagactgatGTGCAGACCGCCAACGCTTTCTTCCAGCgattcttcatcaccatcctccaGGACGTGTTCTTTGTTGTGACGGATAACGACCACAAGGCCGGTTTCAAGACGCAatccatgttgttgatgaagctcttttACTATATCAACCCAGCCGATGGATCTCAGCCCAAGATCCAGGGTCCTATCTACAGCCCCGATCAGGCTGCAGCTGGAACTGACAACCGGGAGTTTGTCGCCAACTTCGTAGCTAACCTCCTACAAAACGCCTTCCGCAATCTGCAAGCGTACGTATCACCTCTGCCCTTCATGCCACTAAGCTAATCTCTGTACAGGAACCAAATCACAAGCTTCGTCGAAGGCCTGTTCACGCTTAACACGCAGTACGACAAATTCCGACTCAACCTCCGTGATTTCCTTGTCTCTCTCAAGGAGTTTGCTGGCGACAACGCTGAGCTCTTCATTGTCGAAAAGGAACAACAGGAGCAAGACGCCAAGACCGCTGATATGGAACGACGACAGAAGGTTGGCGGTCTTCTCAAGCCCTctgagctggaagatgaggagctaTGACTCAACGAAGAACTTCGGACCGAATTTGCGCCCCATGCCGCCGATGAAGCGGGACCGACAGATGCAGCTGGTGATGGCTGGGAGTTCTATGGTCTCTGAAAGTTTGCACTCAAGCTGCAACCGAGCGGCctttctctccatctcatgcATGTCTTGACATCTCGTCCACGCCCAATTTCCTTCCTGTTATGATACCATATTCCTTCCATAGAAGAGTGGCCATCCGCCTTGCCCGGCGGCGCAAACGAGAAAAAAAAGCCCTTGTCTGGATCCGTCCTGCCCTTGAAAGTCTCAAGGGAGGAACTTCGAAAAACAAACAACGAGAGAGTGTGCGAAAGGTCAAGGAGCCCCGGTTGAAGTTTTCGCTGTAGTCGGTTGTTTGACTTTTGATTTAACGACGTTAACGCTCGAGCTATTATTACCATTCCGCCTTTTTATGAATAAAATAAAGAGAATTGACATGCAGAAGATTCAGAGTATCGTATTGTGTTCGCAGGAAGGGGGAAACAGGCTGGGCTCATGTAGATATCGTTATAGCTTACACTATGGATAATCGTACagagaaagatgagatggcatTCATCGGATATGTGTGTGCTCCTGTCCGTGAAATGAAAGGAGATATTCActggtgttgatgaaacTGTTATAGATGGAGGTGTTTGAAGTATTTTACTTGTTTATTGAAAGATTTGAGGTCATCGTCCTTCGAATGGTATCTTTTCCTGCCTCTAAAGCCACTCTATGATGAACATGACAGTTGCAAGCATAAATGATATCATCACAACAGATGATCACAGCCTAAAGCCTTCACGTTCTCCTCCAAGTTCATACTAGCCTAGGCCAAGCTTGAACCAGGCCAGCTTAACCTTGGTCGGAATCGACGACACCTCCGAAGGATTCCTAAAAGATCACGTCCCTGATTTCCTATTTCgatgcttgatgatctgaCTCCTTGTATGGTGGTGCGAAGGTCTGCGACCTAAGCTCGGCGACGTCTTTGTTGCCCTTGATGTGTTCGAATGCGGTGCTTCCACGAGCTCGCATAGGGAATTGCTCCTGTGAAGGCATCTCAATGTCCTCGCTCTGAACGTCATCGGTACAGGACTAGAGTCTTGTCCTctgtcaatcttctcatccttgatccCTTTCCAACTCCTCAAGTGGCCATCGCAAAGCCTCCTTCCAGTAGCTTCCAAGGTGATCCGCAATCAA
This region includes:
- a CDS encoding alanine-glyoxylate transaminase/(R)-3-amino-2-methylpropionate-pyruvate transaminase yields the protein MEGRKVRVPRATELSAESPSSSAGFKTYSAAGTASASADRISLVSGHLSSSSYTAASPAQASVSTQARRLSTSTATMSSQPEHATLLIPGPIEFDDEVLKSMGHYSESHVGPGFVNTFGETLTLTRKLFQSTDPSAQPYVISGSGTLGWDIVAANLVEAGENALVLSTGYFGDGFADCLRAYGANVTKLDGEVGGRPQLPEIEKALSEKKYKILTVTHVDTSTGVLSELKNLAATVRRVSPETLVIVDGVCSVACEEIAFDEWGLDGVVTASQKAIGVPAGLSISFFSGRAVAAALENRKTPIPAYFASLKNWTPIMKNYEAKKPSYFATPSPQLIHALHTSLTQILTKPLSERFQGHIEVSNKVKKAVTDLGLKVVATKPEDQAHAMTAIYLPDGIGAADVLPKLAAKGVVFAGGIHKAIAPKYIRFGHMGVSALDPSRNHIEKALSALKDSLFEVGYKA